From a single Pseudophryne corroboree isolate aPseCor3 chromosome 6, aPseCor3.hap2, whole genome shotgun sequence genomic region:
- the LOC134933730 gene encoding E3 ubiquitin-protein ligase Midline-1-like, which produces MASADLRQELHCSICLSIYTDPVTLRCGHNFCRVCIDRVLDTQEGAGAYTCPECRAECQERPVLQRNITLCNIVGSFLSTRPDQEETGIFCTYCVDSPVPAAKSCLMCEASLCDKHLRVHSKSAEHVLCDPTTALGNRKCSVHQKILEYYCTEDAACICVSCSLAGKHRGHQVEMLDEASEKKKEKLRNVLQKLTTRREETEKRVQSLQERRREDQGKAAGVTETVTALFRDIRRQLEDLEKRVLIEISRQEQRVSLSVSDLIQQLEIKKDELSGKMRHIEELCNMSDPVTVLQEPDTGDLCDTDDPETHDNQVRGAGDLDVSLISGTLHTLSDIITGINTGIYVQEATDMLLDVTTAGNNVHLSGDRKTASKSPNQNRPITPERFEDDQLISTKGFSSGRCYWEVDVSKSEWWRVGMCYPSIGRRGTQSYIGNNNKSWCLRRYNNRYYVVHDSTGIRLLDNIPCDRVRIYLDYEAGQLSFYSLCDPIRHLHTYTAALTEPLHAALLVAVGCITICGGVRNWEKLP; this is translated from the coding sequence atggcgtctgctgatctgagacaggagctgcactgttccatctgcctgagcatttatacagatcctgtaaccctgagatgtggccacaacttctgccgggtctgtattgatcgtgtgctggatacacaggagggggCTGGAGCTTATACCTGTCCGGAATGCAGAGCAGAGTGTCAGGAGCGTCCTGTACTGCAGAGGAACATAACGCTGTGTAACATAGTGGGGAGTTTCCTGTCTACTCGgccagatcaggaggagactgggatcttctgcacttactgtgtggactctcctgtacctgctgctaaatcctgtctgatgtgtgaggcttctctgtgtgataaacacctgagagtacacagcaagtcagcagaacacgtcttatgtgatcccaccactgccctggggaacaggaaatgctccgtCCATCAGAAGATCCTGGAGTATTACTGCACTGAGGACGCTGCCTGTATCTGTGTGTCCTGCAGTTTAGCTGGGAAACATCGGGGACACCAGGTGGAGATGCTGGATGAGGCctctgagaagaagaaggagaagctgaGGAATGTTCTGCAGAAACTGACCACAAGGAGAGAGGAGACTGAGAAAAGAGTCCAGAGTCTGCAGGAGCGCAGGAGAGAAGATCAGGGAAAAGCAGCTGGTGTAACAGAGACAGTCACTGccctgtttagagacatcaggagacagctggaagacctggagaagagagtcctgattgagatctccaggcaggaacagcgcgtttcactctcagtttctgatctgatccagcagctggaaataaagaaggacgagctgtccgggaagatgcgtcacattgaggagctgtgtaacatgtctgatccagtgactgtcttacaggaaccagacacaggggacTTGTGTGATACTGACGACCCAGAGACACATGATAACCAGGTCCGTGGTGCAGGAGATCTGGATGTGAGTCTCATCTCAGGGACATTACACACattatctgatataataacaggtataaatacagggatctatgtgcaggaggctaCAGACATGTTACTGGATGTGACCACAGCTGGTAATAATGTACATTTATCAGGTGACAGGAAAACTGCATCCAAGTCACCAAACCAGAATCGCCCAATAACACCAGAGAGATTTGAGGATGATCAATTAATAAGCACCAAGGGATTCTCCTCAGGGCGATGttactgggaggtggatgtcagTAAGTCAGAGTGGTGGAGGGTGGGGATGTGTTACCCCAGTATAGGCAGGAGAGGAACACAGTCATACATTGGtaataataacaagtcctggtGTTTGCGTAGGTATAATAATCGGTACTATGTGGTACATGACAGTACAGGGATCCGGTTACTTGACAATATCCCCTGTGACAGAGTGAGGATATATCTGGATTATGAGGCAGGACAGCTGTCCTTTTATTCTCTGTGTGACCCTATCAGACATTTACACACCTACACTGCCGccctcactgagcccctccatgctgCATTATTGGTAGCGGTTGGTTGTATAACTATATGTGGGGGAGTCAGGAACTGGGAGAAATTGCCATAA